The DNA region CCCGGTAGACTCTCCGGCTTCAGAAACAGCCGTTCAGAATCAATCGGTCGTTCTTCCTAAAGAGCAGCGATCGACCCCATCTTTGATCTGGCGCGGTTCAATTAGACCAGGCCGCATCATGGCTCAATCTTTATTTGCTGGCCGGGAAGAACTGGCCACAATTTGGTGTATGCTGCCCCATGCACGGATTCAGACGATCCAAATTCACCAACAGTACAACACCGTTAGACCGCACTTTCTGTTTCTGGAACATCCTCATCCCATGCTGTTATGGGTCACGACGGTTTGTACCCCTGGGTGCCGTTTTGTCTGGCTTCCCTATTACCTGGATATGAAGCAGCCTAAGATGTTGCACCTGGCTCACCTGTTGACTAAGGGGATTTATCAGGTTCTGTTTTTTGATTTTGAATCCCCCCATTCCTGTTCTCATACCTTGAGTTTGACGCTGGCCCCAGAAAACTGCCGAAAACTAGGATTTTGGATTATGCAAAGCTATTCTCTGCCTGCCGGATCGCCTGCAGCCAGCAGACAGAGATTAGAGGCAGAATATGAAAGGCTGAAGCGCCAGATTGAAGAGCAATGTAATAAAGATAAAGATCAATTTAACCCGTAGTCCTGCGAACTGTGAAATGGTTTGAGGATTGCTACAGTCGAGCACTGGAACTCTTTGCAATGCCTATTGGGGGAATAATGTCGCAGTTTATCTATCTTCACGGTTTCGCCTCCAGCCCCGAATCAACCAAGGCCAAGGACTTGCGCGATCGCTTTGCCCAACTCCACATTTCCCTCACCATCCCCGATTTGAACCAGAACGATTTCACCCACCTCACCCTCACCCGTCAGTTACAGCAAGTCGAATCTGACTTTCCCCCAGCCCCGGAACCCGTTACACTGATTGGTTCCAGCTTTGGCGGACTGACTGCCGCCTGGTTAGGCCAGACCCAGCCTCAAGTAGAACGGCTGGTGTTACTAGCTCCTGCCTTTGGCTTTTTGTCTCACTGGTTGTCTCAGTTAGGGGAACAACAGGTGCAGCAATGGCAACGGGAAGGCTTTTTACCCGTCTATCACTATGGGCAGGAACGAATGTTGCCGATCAGCTACCAGTTTGCTGAAGATGCCGCCCAATACCGGGAATCCGAAATTGTGCGTCCGGTACCGACATTGATCATTCACGGGAAGCGAGATGAGGTGATTCCTATCGAATCCAGCATTGAGTTTGCCAGCGATCGGCCCTGGGTGACACTGGTACAGATGGACAGCGACCATGCATTGATCGATGTGCTGGATGAAAGTTGGCAACTGATCCGTGAATTTTGTCAATTGTCCTGAAATCTGGAATTGTTCCATCCTTAAGGTAAATTTGATATCTGATTAATTCGTTTGTACTTCCTTAAGGAGCAGCCTCAGATGCAGGCGGAACGGCCCCAATCTCCGTTACCTCCCCCGGCCTTGCGGCCCTATCAGAATCAACTGATTAAGGATCTGTACATCAAATTGGGGCAGGGCTATCGCCGGGTTGCCATCATTGCTGGAACTGGAGCGGGGAAGACCATAATTGGGGGTAAGATCTGTGCGGATACGGCCACCCGTGGACTGCGCCTGATGTTTCTGGTGCATCTGGATGTGCTGGTGAGCCAGACCTATCAAAAAATGCAGGCATTTGGGTTGCGATGCGGCTTCATCAAGGCGGGATGGCGA from Leptodesmis sichuanensis A121 includes:
- a CDS encoding YqiA/YcfP family alpha/beta fold hydrolase, which encodes MSQFIYLHGFASSPESTKAKDLRDRFAQLHISLTIPDLNQNDFTHLTLTRQLQQVESDFPPAPEPVTLIGSSFGGLTAAWLGQTQPQVERLVLLAPAFGFLSHWLSQLGEQQVQQWQREGFLPVYHYGQERMLPISYQFAEDAAQYRESEIVRPVPTLIIHGKRDEVIPIESSIEFASDRPWVTLVQMDSDHALIDVLDESWQLIREFCQLS